One window from the genome of Nicotiana sylvestris chromosome 9, ASM39365v2, whole genome shotgun sequence encodes:
- the LOC104232496 gene encoding protein COBRA-like isoform X1: MKFFISLSKFNAAALLFVFLLSSFCFFSTDAYDALDPNGNITIKWDVISWTPDGYVAVVTMYNFQQYRHIQPPGWTLRWTWAKDEVIWNMIGSRTTEQGNCSKFKGDIPHCCKKNPTVVDLLPETPHKQQIANCCKGGMLNSWGQDPATAFTSFQLTVGSAGTNNKTVRVPKNFTLQAPGPGYTCGPAKIVKPTKFITPDGRRVTQAMMTWNVTCTYSQFLAEKNPKCCVSLSSFYNDTIVPCPTCACGCQNNSTKPGTCVNPEMPHLSSIVSDHGKKNFTPLVQCTDHMCPVGIHWHVKLNYKDYWRVKITITNFNYHMNYTQWNLIAQHPNLDNITQLFSINYKSLTPYGVINDTAMLWGVKSDNDLLMQPGPLGNVQFELLLRKDTSNFTFDKGWAFPNRVYFNGDNCVMPPSDAYPHLSNDVSVMPPPDADPHLPNAVCQWKISLLKLLVTLLSSMAFFFAYI, encoded by the exons ATGAAGTTCTTTATATCTCTTTCAAAGTTCAATGCCGCTGCTCTACTATTCGTGTTCTTGCTGTCATCTTTTTGCTTTTTCTCCACAG ATGCGTATGATGCACTTGATCCGAATGGGAACATCACAATAAAATGGGATGTCATCAGCTGGACACCAGATGGATATGTT GCTGTGGTGACTATGTACAACTTCCAGCAATATAGGCATATTCAACCCCCAGGCTGGACTTTGAGATGGACATGGGCTAAGGATGAGGTAATATGGAACATGATCGGAAGTCGGACTACAGAGCAAGGTAATTGCTCAAAATTCAAAGGAGATATTCCTCATTGCTGCAAGAAAAATCCAACAGTTGTTGACTTGCTGCCGGAAACTCCTCATAAACAGCAGATTGCAAATTGCTGCAAGGGAGGAATGCTCAACTCATGGGGGCAAGATCCTGCAACTGCTTTTACTTCATTCCAACTCACTGTTGGTTCTGCCGGAACAAACAACAAAACAGTTAGAGTACCTAAGAACTTCACGTTACAAGCGCCAGGGCCTGGTTATACTTGTGGACCTGCTAAAATTGTTAAACCGACTAAATTTATCACTCCAGATGGGAGAAGAGTGACACAGGCTATGA TGACTTGGAATGTCACATGCACATACTCACAGTTCCTGGCTGAGAAAAATCCTAAATGTTGCGTCTCCCTATCGTCGTTCTACAATGACACGATTGTACCTTGCCCTACATGTGCTTGTGGATGCCAGAATAATAGTACTAAGCCGGGAACTTGTGTGAA TCCAGAAATGCCGCACCTATCTTCAATTGTTTCGGACCATGGAAAGAAAAACTTTACTCCTTTGGTCCAGTGCACAGATCATATGTGCCCAGTTGGAATTCATTGGCATGTGAAGCTCAACTACAAGGATTATTGGAGGGTTAAAATCACTATAACAAACTTCAATTACCATATGAATTATACACAATGGAACTTAATTGCCCAACATCCGAACCTTGATAACATCACTCAGCTTTTCAGCATCAATTACAAGTCATTAACTCCTTATGGAGTGATAA ATGATACTGCTATGTTATGGGGTGTTAAATCCGACAATGATCTGCTCATGCAACCTGGTCCATTAGGAAATGTCCAGTTCGAACTTCTACTCCGAAAAGATACATCAAATTTCACTTTTGATAAGGGGTGGGCTTTTCCTAATAGAGTTTATTTCAATGGTGATAACTGTGTCATGCCACCTTCTGATGCATATCCACATTTGTCGAATGATGTTTCTGTCATGCCACCTCCTGATGCAGATCCGCATTTGCCAAATGCTGTTTGCCAATGGAAGATCTCGTTGCTTAAGTTATTAGTGACACTTCTGTCCTCTATGGCATTCTTCTTTGCATATATATAG
- the LOC104232496 gene encoding protein COBRA-like isoform X2: MIMSLFCDAYDALDPNGNITIKWDVISWTPDGYVAVVTMYNFQQYRHIQPPGWTLRWTWAKDEVIWNMIGSRTTEQGNCSKFKGDIPHCCKKNPTVVDLLPETPHKQQIANCCKGGMLNSWGQDPATAFTSFQLTVGSAGTNNKTVRVPKNFTLQAPGPGYTCGPAKIVKPTKFITPDGRRVTQAMMTWNVTCTYSQFLAEKNPKCCVSLSSFYNDTIVPCPTCACGCQNNSTKPGTCVNPEMPHLSSIVSDHGKKNFTPLVQCTDHMCPVGIHWHVKLNYKDYWRVKITITNFNYHMNYTQWNLIAQHPNLDNITQLFSINYKSLTPYGVINDTAMLWGVKSDNDLLMQPGPLGNVQFELLLRKDTSNFTFDKGWAFPNRVYFNGDNCVMPPSDAYPHLSNDVSVMPPPDADPHLPNAVCQWKISLLKLLVTLLSSMAFFFAYI; the protein is encoded by the exons ATGATTATGTCTCTTTTTTGTG ATGCGTATGATGCACTTGATCCGAATGGGAACATCACAATAAAATGGGATGTCATCAGCTGGACACCAGATGGATATGTT GCTGTGGTGACTATGTACAACTTCCAGCAATATAGGCATATTCAACCCCCAGGCTGGACTTTGAGATGGACATGGGCTAAGGATGAGGTAATATGGAACATGATCGGAAGTCGGACTACAGAGCAAGGTAATTGCTCAAAATTCAAAGGAGATATTCCTCATTGCTGCAAGAAAAATCCAACAGTTGTTGACTTGCTGCCGGAAACTCCTCATAAACAGCAGATTGCAAATTGCTGCAAGGGAGGAATGCTCAACTCATGGGGGCAAGATCCTGCAACTGCTTTTACTTCATTCCAACTCACTGTTGGTTCTGCCGGAACAAACAACAAAACAGTTAGAGTACCTAAGAACTTCACGTTACAAGCGCCAGGGCCTGGTTATACTTGTGGACCTGCTAAAATTGTTAAACCGACTAAATTTATCACTCCAGATGGGAGAAGAGTGACACAGGCTATGA TGACTTGGAATGTCACATGCACATACTCACAGTTCCTGGCTGAGAAAAATCCTAAATGTTGCGTCTCCCTATCGTCGTTCTACAATGACACGATTGTACCTTGCCCTACATGTGCTTGTGGATGCCAGAATAATAGTACTAAGCCGGGAACTTGTGTGAA TCCAGAAATGCCGCACCTATCTTCAATTGTTTCGGACCATGGAAAGAAAAACTTTACTCCTTTGGTCCAGTGCACAGATCATATGTGCCCAGTTGGAATTCATTGGCATGTGAAGCTCAACTACAAGGATTATTGGAGGGTTAAAATCACTATAACAAACTTCAATTACCATATGAATTATACACAATGGAACTTAATTGCCCAACATCCGAACCTTGATAACATCACTCAGCTTTTCAGCATCAATTACAAGTCATTAACTCCTTATGGAGTGATAA ATGATACTGCTATGTTATGGGGTGTTAAATCCGACAATGATCTGCTCATGCAACCTGGTCCATTAGGAAATGTCCAGTTCGAACTTCTACTCCGAAAAGATACATCAAATTTCACTTTTGATAAGGGGTGGGCTTTTCCTAATAGAGTTTATTTCAATGGTGATAACTGTGTCATGCCACCTTCTGATGCATATCCACATTTGTCGAATGATGTTTCTGTCATGCCACCTCCTGATGCAGATCCGCATTTGCCAAATGCTGTTTGCCAATGGAAGATCTCGTTGCTTAAGTTATTAGTGACACTTCTGTCCTCTATGGCATTCTTCTTTGCATATATATAG
- the LOC138878424 gene encoding uncharacterized protein — translation MRSVVQLLTRIVASQAQHQTLGIADRSVSARVRDFINLDSPVFTGVDPNADPQDFLDLMQRNVQIIHATDVESVEFTSYRLRDVAVTWYETWKQTRGPNVPPVTWKEFSKAFLQQYLPIELRRARRDRFLHLEQGNMSVREYSMQFNSLARYAPTIVADMSDRVHQFVSGLGAHLINECTTASLNQGMDIAHIQAYAQGLEDRKRQQRANRKHDRGQQKRARFTGNTGEFRGGFRPQFPRRQSYLAASAPPQF, via the coding sequence ATGCGGAGTGTTGTACAATTGCTGACTCGAATAGTGGCCTCCCAGGCCCAACACCAGACCCTCGGTATTGCTGATAGGTCCGTGAGTGCGAGAGTTCGGGACTTTATCAACTTGGATTCTCCAGTATTTACAGGGGTTGATCCTAATGCTGACCCACAGGATTTTCTGGATCTTATGCAACGAAACGTACAAATTATACATGCCACGGATGTTGAGTCAGTGGAGTTTACTTCTTATAGACTACGTGATGTTGCTGTGACATGGTATGAGACTTGGAAGCAGACTCGGGGGCCTAATGTGCCACCAGTGACATGGAAGGAGTTCTCTAAGGCATTTTTACAGCAATATTTGCCAATCGAGCTTCGAAGAGCCCGACGAGATAGGTTCTTACACTTAGAACAGGGTAATATGAGCGTTCGGGAATATAGCATGCAGTTCAACtctttggctaggtatgctcctacGATTGTTGCTGATATGAGTGATCGGGTACACCAGTTTGTTAGTGGTTTGGGGGCACacttgataaatgagtgcactacAGCTTCTCTAAACCAAGGAATGGATATTGCCCATATTCAAGCATATGCACAGGGTCTAGAGGATCGCAAGAGGCAACAACGAGCCAATCGAAAGCATGATAGAGGGCAGCAGAAGAGGGCACGGTTCACAGGTAACACAGGAGAGTTTCGAGGTGGATTTAGGCCACAGTTTCCCCGGCGTCAGTCTTATCTGGCAGCCAGTGCACCACCACAGTTTTAG
- the LOC104213892 gene encoding COBRA-like protein 4, which yields MGTYLITLVGFLFVFFSYGAAYDPLDPNGNITIKWDVMSWTPDGYVAVVTINNFQMYRHIMTPGWTLGWTWAKKEVIWTMVGAQTTEQGDCSKFKGNVPHCCKKTPTTVDMLPGVPYNQQFTNCCKGGVLASWGQDPQASVSAFQVSVGQAGTSNKTVKLPKNFTLLGPGPGYTCGPAKIVPSTKFFTPDLRRKTQALMTWNVTCTYSQFIAQKHPTCCVSLSTFYNETITPCPSCACGCENKHKCIKSDSKLLSVVGINTPRKDNSPLLQCTHHMCPVRVHWHVKLNYKDYWRVKITITNFNYRVNHTQWTLVAQHPNLNNVTQVFSFDYKPLVPYQSINDTGMFYGMKFYNDLLMEAGPSGNVQSEVLLQKDKDTFTFKQGWAFPRKVYFNGDECMLPPPDTYPYLPNLAHQNLVAFSTLFCSLILLLLVLF from the exons ATGGGGACTTATTTGATCACTCTAGTTGGCTTCTTGTTTGTGTTTTTTTCTTATGGAG CTGCTTATGATCCATTGGATCCCAATGGGAATATCACCATTAAATGGGATGTAATGTCTTGGACTCCTGATGGCTATGTT GCTGTTGTAACGATAAACAATTTCCAAATGTACCGGCATATCATGACCCCTGGCTGGACATTGGGATGGACATGGGCAAAGAAAGAAGTGATTTGGACTATGGTAGGTGCACAAACCACAGAACAAGGTGATTGCTCCAAGTTCAAAGGCAATGTTCCACATTGTTGCAAGAAGACTCCCACTACTGTAGATATGCTCCCAGGGGTTCCTTACAACCAACAATTCACCAATTGCTGCAAAG GTGGAGTTTTGGCTTCATGGGGCCAAGATCCTCAAGCTTCTGTCTCAGCTTTTCAAGTTAGTGTTGGCCAAGCTGGTACTTCAAACAAGACAGTTAAACTTCCCAAGAACTTCACTTTGCTTGGCCCTGGACCTGGCTACACTTGTGGCCCTGCAAAAATTGTCCCTTCTACCAAATTCTTCACACCTGATCTTAGAAGGAAAACTCAGGCTCTGA TGACATGGAATGTGACATGCACATACTCCCAGTTTATAGCCCAAAAACACCCAACTTGCTGTGTCTCCCTCTCAACTTTCTACAATGAAACCATCACTCCTTGTCCTTCTTGTGCTTGCGGTTGTGAGAATAAACACAAATGCATCAA GAGTGACTCTAAACTACTGAGTGTGGTGGGAATAAACACTCCAAGGAAAGACAATTCACCATTACTACAATGCACACACCATATGTGCCCTGTTAGAGTGCATTGGCATGTAAAGCTCAACTACAAGGACTATTGGAGAGTCAAGATTACTATTACCAACTTCAATTACAGGGTCAATCACACACAGTGGACTCTTGTTGCTCAAcatccaaatcttaacaatgtTACACAAGTTTTTAGCTTCGATTACAAGCCTCTCGTTCCATATCAATCAATAA ATGACACAGGAATGTTCTACGGTATGAAGTTCTATAATGACCTACTTATGGAAGCAGGGCCATCTGGAAATGTTCAATCAGAAGTGCTTCTGCAGAAGGACAAAGATACATTTACATTTAAGCAAGGATGGGCATTTCCAAGAAAAGTATACTTTAATGGTGATGAATGCATGTTACCACCACCAGATACTTATCCCTACTTACCCAACCTTGCTCACCAAAACCTGGTTGCCTTTTCTACATTGTTTTGTTCTCTGATTTTGCTTTTACTTGTTCTGTTTTAA